The Brachyspira hyodysenteriae ATCC 27164 genome includes a window with the following:
- a CDS encoding arginine--tRNA ligase, whose protein sequence is MLKKIISNILKEALKEYLKDTDVKDIESYIEIGYAVDDKFGDYACPVAMRLAKVLKKNPLEIANSITEKIDKKYFEKVEVAKPGFINLTLSYNYINECINDLINNDDYGKNTVEDKKKILVEYVSANPTGPLHIGHGRWAAIGSALSNILKYAGHEVYQEFYVNDAGEQITKLNESVKAVQEGREIPEDGYHGEYIKDVAKQDGVPKDIILESQKKLLERFGTHMDNYASELKIREGGELEKTMDFLDKEGLLFEEDNAVWFKSTKYGDDKDRVVKKSNGTYTYFAPDITYHKNKIDRGYHYLIDILGADHHGYVPRITAAVRAVSKDTASLKVILGQLVRLYRGNELVRMSKRTGDMISLEDVIDEIGVDPTRYFLLMRSYSSSLDFDLELAKKKDNDNPVYYVQYAYARICNIFFKLEEKNMSYDDNKSLDISKIANESSLKLAKIILRFPDEIYEAAKSLEVYTLINYTYEIASALHRFYYDNIVLEENAEIRQERLTLIKAVKKILGLCFDIIGISKVERMWSEE, encoded by the coding sequence ATGCTTAAAAAAATTATCTCAAATATCTTAAAAGAAGCATTAAAAGAATATTTAAAAGATACTGATGTTAAAGACATAGAATCTTATATAGAAATCGGATATGCAGTAGATGATAAATTTGGTGATTATGCTTGCCCCGTAGCCATGAGACTTGCTAAAGTTTTAAAGAAAAATCCTTTAGAAATAGCAAACTCTATAACAGAGAAAATAGATAAAAAATATTTTGAAAAAGTGGAAGTTGCAAAACCTGGATTCATCAATTTAACATTATCATATAATTATATAAATGAATGTATAAATGACCTTATCAACAATGATGATTATGGAAAAAACACAGTTGAAGATAAAAAGAAAATATTAGTAGAATATGTTAGTGCAAACCCAACAGGACCTCTTCATATAGGACATGGAAGATGGGCTGCTATTGGAAGTGCATTGTCCAATATACTTAAATATGCTGGCCATGAAGTTTATCAAGAGTTCTATGTTAATGATGCAGGAGAACAGATAACTAAATTAAATGAAAGCGTTAAGGCTGTTCAAGAAGGAAGAGAGATACCTGAAGACGGTTATCATGGTGAATATATAAAAGATGTCGCTAAACAAGACGGAGTTCCTAAAGATATAATATTAGAAAGTCAGAAAAAACTATTAGAAAGATTCGGCACTCATATGGACAATTATGCCTCCGAATTAAAAATACGTGAGGGCGGAGAATTAGAAAAAACTATGGACTTTCTTGATAAGGAAGGACTTTTATTTGAAGAGGATAATGCTGTTTGGTTTAAAAGCACTAAATACGGAGATGATAAAGACAGAGTTGTTAAAAAAAGCAATGGAACATATACATACTTCGCTCCGGACATCACATATCATAAAAATAAAATCGACAGGGGATATCATTATTTAATAGATATATTAGGTGCTGACCATCATGGTTATGTACCTAGAATTACTGCTGCTGTTAGGGCTGTTAGTAAAGATACTGCTTCTTTAAAAGTTATATTAGGGCAATTAGTTCGTCTATATAGAGGAAATGAACTTGTGAGAATGAGTAAAAGAACAGGCGATATGATTAGTCTTGAAGATGTTATTGATGAGATAGGAGTTGATCCTACTAGATATTTCCTACTTATGCGTTCATATTCTAGTTCTTTAGATTTTGACTTGGAGCTTGCTAAGAAAAAAGATAATGACAATCCTGTTTATTATGTGCAATATGCATATGCAAGGATTTGTAATATATTCTTCAAATTAGAAGAAAAAAACATGTCTTATGATGATAATAAATCACTTGATATTTCAAAAATTGCTAATGAAAGTTCTTTAAAACTTGCTAAAATAATATTGAGATTCCCTGATGAAATATATGAGGCTGCTAAATCTTTAGAAGTTTATACTCTTATTAATTATACTTATGAAATAGCCAGTGCTTTGCATAGATTCTATTATGATAATATTGTACTAGAAGAAAATGCGGAAATAAGACAGGAAAGACTTACTCTTATTAAAGCAGTTAAAAAAATACTTGGGCTATGCTTCGACATAATAGGAATATCCAAAGTAGAGAGAATGTGGTCTGAAGAATAA
- a CDS encoding GGDEF domain-containing response regulator, giving the protein MNENILVVEHRADLLDRFVDLLRERHYNPIATKSRAQAVNISNESTLDLILLDADIGDSQGLQLLDTFKNQESTKGTPVILLSTPYRKMEFIEEAINLGIDGLIFIPFDEMELVVRVNSCLKYRKLYVEHQKLIKQADYLQNSLTDMTEVSNRNYQSYKDAQKKYDDILNVDLETGLWNKKEFYEQFTRLLYETVRHEETIVLACFSIDGLDSIISEYGIIAAEEIMLKFTEVLRKTTRREDILARFDNNEFMVAFNRMNIKLYDKKLEEIRSFVDKNELEYNGIIIKYTISAGISYTAYKKNYHIEGMEKEIAPVLLALHNAKRRGFASLFVHPTLIKK; this is encoded by the coding sequence ATGAATGAGAATATTTTAGTAGTAGAGCATAGAGCAGACCTTTTGGACAGGTTTGTTGATCTATTAAGAGAAAGACATTATAACCCTATAGCAACTAAATCCAGAGCTCAGGCAGTTAATATTTCCAATGAAAGTACATTAGATTTGATACTATTGGATGCAGATATTGGGGACTCGCAGGGTTTGCAGCTTCTTGATACTTTTAAAAACCAGGAATCTACTAAAGGAACTCCTGTAATTCTTTTAAGTACACCCTATAGAAAAATGGAATTTATAGAGGAAGCTATAAATTTAGGGATTGACGGACTTATATTTATACCATTTGATGAGATGGAACTCGTTGTAAGAGTTAATAGCTGTTTAAAGTATAGAAAATTATATGTAGAGCATCAAAAACTAATTAAACAGGCTGATTATCTACAGAATTCTTTAACTGACATGACAGAAGTTTCCAATAGAAATTATCAATCATATAAGGATGCTCAGAAAAAATATGATGATATATTGAATGTAGATTTAGAAACAGGTCTTTGGAATAAAAAAGAGTTTTATGAGCAGTTTACAAGGCTTCTTTATGAAACAGTAAGGCATGAAGAAACTATAGTACTTGCATGCTTTTCTATAGACGGACTTGATAGTATCATAAGCGAATACGGTATAATTGCAGCCGAAGAAATAATGCTTAAATTTACTGAAGTTCTTAGAAAGACAACAAGAAGAGAAGATATTTTAGCAAGATTTGATAATAATGAGTTTATGGTTGCATTCAATAGAATGAATATAAAATTATATGATAAGAAGCTTGAAGAGATAAGAAGTTTTGTTGATAAAAATGAATTAGAATATAACGGAATTATAATTAAGTATACAATATCAGCTGGAATATCATATACAGCATATAAAAAGAATTATCATATAGAAGGTATGGAAAAAGAAATAGCCCCTGTATTGCTTGCTCTTCATAATGCTAAAAGACGCGGATTTGCAAGTTTATTTGTACATCCTACTTTGATAAAGAAATAA
- a CDS encoding L-threonylcarbamoyladenylate synthase, which yields MIINLDKNNSESIEYAANEVIKVINDGGIVVSPTDTVYGMLADAFNTDAVNRIYTIKDREKNKPLLILSKDLESVKKFSDKEVPDIIKNNIPGELTFIVPLLEELKNKFSYLKDKVALRIPNDKYMQIILKGTNPLVAPSANPSGYGVILDGNELAELYKDKADLIVNAGVLENKMPSTLYDCLANKVLRQGSVHLDI from the coding sequence ATGATAATCAATCTCGATAAAAATAATTCTGAAAGTATAGAGTATGCAGCTAATGAAGTTATAAAAGTTATTAATGATGGCGGAATAGTAGTTTCTCCAACAGATACGGTTTATGGAATGCTTGCCGATGCTTTTAATACTGATGCTGTAAATAGAATATATACTATAAAAGATAGAGAGAAGAATAAGCCTCTTTTAATATTATCAAAAGATTTAGAAAGCGTAAAAAAATTCTCCGATAAAGAAGTTCCTGATATAATAAAAAATAATATACCGGGAGAATTAACTTTCATTGTTCCTCTTTTAGAAGAGTTAAAAAATAAGTTCTCATATTTAAAAGATAAGGTAGCCTTAAGAATACCGAATGATAAATATATGCAGATTATATTAAAAGGCACTAATCCTTTGGTAGCTCCTTCGGCCAATCCAAGCGGTTATGGTGTTATACTTGACGGCAATGAATTAGCAGAGCTTTACAAAGACAAAGCTGATTTAATAGTTAATGCCGGAGTTTTAGAAAATAAAATGCCTTCTACACTTTATGACTGCTTAGCAAATAAAGTACTTCGTCAGGGCTCTGTTCATTTGGATATATGA
- a CDS encoding OmpA family protein, protein MKKLLFIFSLLIFVIAACKSTPTSTTPEDVVIADDPAPAVAEEEPKPEEVVADTKTLASGSEELYLPMDTSIRDTERGRILETTPKVIFKFVETNMPATAEMSFNQVVEFLEKNPNVNIVLEAHTSNRGKAYPYNYNLSVVRAKNGKAYLLAKGIPSERVIESPLGEALPEYPTQNELRRYEFVIIANDEDLVKYNTYISNLDVRNESTYQGN, encoded by the coding sequence ATGAAAAAACTTTTATTTATTTTTAGTTTATTGATCTTTGTCATAGCAGCATGTAAAAGTACGCCTACAAGTACAACACCGGAAGATGTAGTTATAGCAGATGATCCTGCCCCTGCAGTAGCAGAAGAAGAACCAAAACCAGAAGAAGTAGTAGCTGATACTAAAACATTGGCATCTGGTTCTGAAGAGCTTTATCTACCTATGGATACTTCTATAAGAGATACTGAAAGAGGAAGAATACTAGAAACTACTCCAAAAGTAATATTCAAATTTGTAGAGACTAATATGCCTGCAACAGCAGAAATGTCATTCAATCAAGTTGTAGAGTTTTTAGAGAAAAATCCTAATGTGAATATAGTTTTGGAAGCTCATACAAGCAACAGAGGTAAAGCTTATCCTTACAATTATAACCTTTCTGTTGTAAGAGCTAAAAACGGTAAGGCATACTTGCTAGCTAAAGGAATTCCTTCAGAAAGAGTTATAGAAAGTCCTCTTGGAGAAGCTCTTCCTGAATATCCTACTCAAAATGAGCTTAGAAGATATGAGTTCGTTATAATAGCAAATGATGAAGATTTAGTAAAATATAATACTTATATTTCCAATTTGGATGTAAGAAATGAAAGTACATATCAGGGAAACTGA
- a CDS encoding OmpA family protein, which yields MKKIFLLMSVVIIAAACKSAPVATGPEDTSGFKTTEANNQNAKGLNLPDGATVRETPRGKVLVLHDPKSKTDVGKPGSTYEVKFGFDNTIEIGTYKEAYNLVYQIINNNPGVRIMVEGNSSKEGPAPYNYKLSQRRSDKSFNYIIKLGVENSKLLKNAFGEALPEYPTLKENRRSEFIIIMTEDDLKKYNDFAKTVDINKETN from the coding sequence ATGAAAAAAATATTTTTACTTATGTCAGTAGTTATTATAGCAGCTGCATGTAAAAGTGCTCCTGTTGCAACCGGTCCTGAAGACACAAGCGGTTTCAAAACAACAGAAGCTAATAATCAAAATGCTAAAGGACTTAACTTACCTGACGGAGCTACTGTAAGAGAAACTCCAAGAGGTAAAGTATTAGTATTACATGATCCTAAATCTAAAACAGATGTTGGTAAACCTGGTTCAACTTATGAGGTAAAATTTGGATTTGATAATACTATAGAAATAGGAACATATAAAGAGGCTTATAATTTAGTTTATCAGATAATAAATAATAATCCTGGTGTTAGAATAATGGTGGAAGGTAATTCAAGTAAAGAAGGCCCTGCTCCTTATAACTATAAACTATCTCAGAGAAGATCTGATAAAAGCTTCAATTATATAATAAAATTAGGTGTAGAAAACAGCAAATTATTAAAAAATGCTTTTGGAGAGGCTTTGCCTGAATACCCTACTCTTAAAGAAAATAGAAGAAGCGAATTTATAATAATAATGACTGAAGATGATTTGAAAAAGTATAACGATTTTGCCAAAACTGTCGACATTAATAAGGAAACAAATTAA
- a CDS encoding class I SAM-dependent methyltransferase, with the protein MQDICIITDIGTIYGFGHITRMKFISNKLKEYYNFTFSSINDNSGIFKDNTIKTCKYNEIENLNPYLIIVDSREVDSKYIKELKKISSVIIIDSVGNERAFADIVIEMLPNIDNSKEVNIKPFIATILNSNVKPKYDADAPILLYLGFNNELKNKAIEIISKIENKNFVLIDTERESEYNNITYKNFGTDIFENPYSAVITYFGLTAFECLESSIPVILLSPTKYHDDLAKSQEELFFNLGFFQNIDTDIAVNKLREFLFNNDMQNKFKEKGKLINTDKSLERIKTIIDNIKDFKNIECPFCKSRNIEMKNRNLESNLYKCQKCNTLFRKYFLPPFTDYSSKYFVEDYKNQYGKTYEEDSDNLTALAKRRLEKIKKIKPNGKILDIGSAMGFFLKEAREYGYETEGIEISQYASDYCINTLNLNVHNCSLLDFEYKEKEYDIITAWYVVEHIYNFESILERIIYSLKDDGILAFATPNGSGLSGKFNKNYFSIVPSDHAFEANPKSLDILMSKYSLKCINLENQSVYYNRFCDIFSFNFIKNNKLLSGIYSSLAKSKNLGDTFECIYHKS; encoded by the coding sequence TGATAACAGCGGTATATTTAAAGATAATACTATAAAAACATGTAAGTATAATGAAATAGAAAATTTAAATCCTTATCTAATAATAGTAGACAGCAGAGAAGTAGACTCAAAATATATAAAAGAATTAAAAAAAATAAGCAGTGTTATAATAATAGACAGTGTAGGAAATGAAAGAGCATTCGCTGATATAGTTATAGAAATGCTTCCTAATATAGATAATTCTAAAGAAGTAAATATAAAGCCTTTCATAGCTACTATATTAAACTCTAATGTAAAACCTAAATATGATGCTGATGCCCCTATTCTTCTTTATCTTGGATTTAATAATGAATTAAAAAATAAAGCTATAGAAATAATAAGCAAAATAGAGAATAAAAATTTTGTATTGATAGATACAGAAAGAGAAAGCGAATATAATAATATAACTTATAAAAATTTCGGAACTGATATATTTGAAAATCCATATAGTGCAGTTATAACCTATTTCGGACTCACTGCCTTTGAATGCCTAGAATCTTCTATACCTGTAATATTGCTTTCACCTACAAAGTATCATGATGACTTGGCTAAAAGTCAGGAAGAATTATTCTTTAATTTGGGATTCTTCCAAAATATAGACACTGATATAGCTGTAAATAAATTGAGAGAATTCCTATTCAATAATGATATGCAAAATAAATTTAAAGAAAAAGGTAAATTAATCAATACAGATAAATCTTTGGAGCGTATAAAAACTATAATAGATAATATAAAAGATTTCAAAAATATAGAATGCCCATTTTGTAAAAGCAGAAATATAGAAATGAAAAATAGAAATTTGGAATCTAATTTATATAAATGTCAAAAATGTAATACATTATTCAGAAAATATTTCCTTCCTCCATTTACAGATTATTCATCTAAATATTTTGTTGAAGATTATAAGAATCAGTATGGAAAAACCTATGAGGAAGACAGTGACAATTTAACGGCTTTGGCTAAAAGAAGATTAGAAAAAATAAAAAAAATAAAACCTAATGGAAAAATACTTGATATAGGAAGTGCTATGGGATTCTTCCTTAAAGAGGCAAGAGAATACGGATATGAAACAGAGGGAATAGAAATAAGCCAATATGCATCAGACTACTGTATAAATACTCTTAATCTTAATGTTCATAATTGTTCTTTACTAGATTTCGAATATAAAGAAAAAGAATATGATATAATCACAGCTTGGTATGTTGTAGAGCATATATACAATTTTGAAAGTATTTTGGAGCGTATTATTTACTCTCTTAAAGATGACGGAATATTAGCTTTTGCCACCCCTAATGGCAGCGGTTTAAGCGGAAAATTCAATAAAAACTACTTCTCAATAGTACCTTCTGATCATGCCTTTGAAGCTAATCCTAAATCTCTTGATATACTTATGTCTAAATATTCACTAAAATGCATAAATTTAGAAAATCAAAGTGTATATTATAATAGATTCTGTGATATATTCAGTTTCAATTTTATTAAAAATAATAAGCTTTTATCAGGAATATATAGTTCATTAGCTAAAAGCAAAAATTTAGGCGATACATTTGAATGCATATATCATAAATCATAA